Proteins encoded by one window of Dokdonella sp.:
- the petA gene encoding ubiquinol-cytochrome c reductase iron-sulfur subunit yields MANDGVDKGRRRFLTATTAVVGGVGVVAAAVPFIKSWQPSARAQTAGAPVEADISKLEDGQMLMTEWRGQPIWIIRRTKAQLDALPGLDPLLRDPKSENAEQQPAFAQNEYRSLKPEVLVLVGLCTHLGCAPKLHAELKPEPFDADWKGGFFCPCHKSRFDMAGRVYSGVPAPTNLVVPPYKFVDDDHIIIGISEGAA; encoded by the coding sequence ATGGCAAATGACGGCGTCGATAAGGGCCGCCGCAGATTCCTGACCGCGACGACAGCTGTCGTCGGCGGTGTGGGGGTCGTGGCTGCGGCCGTACCTTTCATCAAGTCCTGGCAGCCTAGCGCGCGCGCGCAAACGGCCGGTGCACCGGTCGAGGCGGACATCAGCAAGCTCGAAGACGGGCAGATGCTGATGACCGAATGGCGCGGCCAGCCGATCTGGATCATCCGCCGTACGAAGGCCCAGCTCGACGCCCTGCCGGGCCTCGATCCGCTGCTTCGGGATCCGAAGTCCGAGAATGCGGAGCAGCAGCCGGCCTTCGCGCAGAACGAATATCGTTCGCTGAAGCCGGAGGTCCTCGTCCTGGTCGGCCTGTGTACTCACCTCGGCTGTGCGCCGAAGCTGCATGCCGAGCTCAAGCCCGAGCCGTTCGACGCGGACTGGAAGGGCGGATTCTTCTGTCCATGCCACAAGTCGCGTTTCGACATGGCCGGGCGCGTCTACTCCGGCGTGCCGGCGCCGACGAACCTCGTCGTGCCGCCGTACAAGTTCGTCGATGATGACCACATCATCATCGGCATCAGCGAGGGGGCGGCCTGA
- a CDS encoding cytochrome c1: MTNKTSMRLMRHSFLALLFVLAMAVGVPVMAASGGSLQQANASLSDQGSLQNGAKLYFNYCSGCHSLKLMRYSRIASDLGLTEQQVMDNLNFTGAKFGDQVPPSMDVEDAKRWFGAAPPDLSLMARAKGVDYIYTYLKSFYLDPSRPLGWNNTTFPNASMPNALWELQGVQTAVFKPGEKGGDPVFEKFEMHQPGRLDPKAFDVVARDIANFLQYAAEPAGLVRKQVGVWVLLFLGVFTLLAWLLKQEYWKDVH; this comes from the coding sequence ATGACTAACAAGACGAGCATGCGGCTGATGCGCCATTCCTTCCTCGCGCTCCTGTTCGTGCTGGCCATGGCGGTCGGTGTTCCGGTCATGGCAGCCTCCGGTGGCTCGCTGCAGCAGGCCAATGCCAGTCTGAGCGACCAGGGGTCGCTGCAGAACGGGGCCAAGCTCTACTTCAACTACTGTTCGGGTTGCCATTCGCTGAAGCTCATGCGCTACTCGCGTATTGCCAGCGACCTCGGTCTGACCGAACAGCAGGTCATGGACAACCTCAACTTCACCGGGGCGAAATTCGGCGATCAGGTGCCGCCGTCGATGGACGTCGAGGATGCCAAGCGTTGGTTCGGTGCCGCGCCGCCCGACCTTTCGCTGATGGCGCGCGCCAAGGGTGTCGACTACATCTACACCTACCTCAAGTCGTTCTACCTTGATCCTTCGCGGCCGCTTGGCTGGAACAACACGACCTTCCCGAACGCCTCCATGCCGAACGCGCTGTGGGAACTCCAGGGCGTGCAGACGGCCGTGTTCAAGCCCGGTGAGAAGGGCGGCGACCCGGTCTTCGAGAAGTTCGAGATGCACCAGCCCGGCCGCCTCGATCCGAAGGCCTTCGACGTCGTGGCTCGTGACATCGCCAATTTCCTGCAGTACGCGGCCGAGCCGGCTGGGCTGGTCCGCAAGCAGGTTGGCGTATGGGTCCTGTTGTTCCTTGGCGTGTTCACCCTGCTGGCCTGGCTGCTCAAGCAGGAATACTGGAAAGACGTTCACTGA
- a CDS encoding glutathione S-transferase N-terminal domain-containing protein → MALSQRSRAVLTLFSAPDCVHCHRVRLVLAAKGVSYDHVTVDLDRPPADLVELNPYNSVPTLVDRDLVLYDTNVICEYLDERYPHPPLMPVDPLSRARLRLAVVRLENDWLTLVDQIEAGGRGAETARKALRDELVRNASAFRASKFFLSPEMSLADCALAPLIWRFESLGIQLPREAQSILDYGERIFRSQGFTRSLTAEERALRH, encoded by the coding sequence ATGGCCTTGAGTCAGCGTTCGCGCGCAGTCCTGACCTTGTTCTCGGCCCCGGATTGCGTGCATTGCCACCGGGTCAGGCTCGTGCTCGCCGCCAAGGGCGTCAGCTACGACCATGTGACGGTCGATCTCGACCGTCCACCGGCCGATCTGGTCGAGCTCAATCCGTACAACTCGGTGCCGACCCTGGTCGACCGCGATCTCGTCCTCTACGACACCAATGTCATTTGCGAGTACCTTGACGAGCGCTATCCGCACCCGCCGCTGATGCCGGTCGATCCCCTGTCCCGTGCGCGCCTGCGCCTTGCCGTGGTTCGCCTTGAGAACGACTGGCTGACCTTGGTCGACCAGATCGAGGCCGGTGGCCGTGGTGCCGAAACCGCGCGCAAGGCCTTGCGTGACGAGCTCGTGCGCAACGCCTCGGCATTTCGCGCCTCGAAGTTTTTCCTCAGCCCTGAGATGAGCCTGGCCGATTGCGCGCTTGCGCCGCTGATCTGGCGCTTCGAATCTCTCGGCATCCAGTTGCCGCGTGAAGCACAATCAATCCTCGATTACGGCGAGCGCATCTTCCGCAGTCAGGGTTTCACGCGTAGTCTCACTGCCGAAGAGCGCGCCTTGCGCCATTGA
- a CDS encoding ClpXP protease specificity-enhancing factor, whose product MTSNRPYLLRAMFDWINDNGMTPYILVDAGIAGVIVPQTAVKDGRIVLSIAPRAVARLDIGNERITFLARFGGVSHGIEVPVHAVLAIYAQENGQGMMFPAEAPSPPEPPQMPDEAPPGRPRLTVVK is encoded by the coding sequence ATGACGTCGAACCGCCCGTATCTGCTGCGGGCAATGTTCGACTGGATCAATGACAACGGCATGACGCCTTACATTCTCGTCGATGCCGGAATCGCCGGCGTGATCGTCCCGCAGACTGCGGTCAAGGACGGACGCATCGTCCTCAGCATCGCTCCACGTGCGGTGGCCAGGCTCGACATTGGCAACGAGCGCATCACCTTTCTCGCTCGCTTTGGTGGCGTGAGCCATGGCATCGAGGTGCCTGTGCATGCGGTGCTCGCGATCTACGCGCAGGAGAACGGCCAAGGCATGATGTTTCCGGCCGAGGCCCCGAGTCCGCCGGAACCGCCGCAGATGCCGGACGAAGCACCACCGGGCCGGCCGCGCCTTACCGTCGTCAAGTAG
- a CDS encoding DUF3301 domain-containing protein translates to MLAAGVALALWFDAQAARERAILHCRRLCDETGLQLLDHTVSLRRISLQRWQGRVGLLRRYGFEVSLDGTDRHPGTISFVGRWRVGYTVPERPAPPASQAFPPT, encoded by the coding sequence ATGCTCGCTGCCGGCGTCGCGCTGGCACTGTGGTTCGATGCACAGGCCGCACGCGAGCGGGCCATCCTGCATTGCCGTCGCCTCTGCGACGAAACCGGGTTGCAACTGCTCGACCATACCGTGTCGTTGCGGCGGATTTCGTTGCAGCGTTGGCAGGGCCGAGTGGGCCTGCTTCGCCGCTACGGCTTCGAGGTCAGCCTGGACGGCACCGATCGCCATCCGGGCACGATAAGTTTCGTCGGACGCTGGCGGGTGGGTTACACCGTACCCGAACGCCCGGCTCCCCCTGCATCACAGGCGTTTCCGCCAACCTGA
- a CDS encoding bifunctional serine/threonine-protein kinase/formylglycine-generating enzyme family protein, whose amino-acid sequence MTAIEIPGYLIRREIGSGGMASVYLALQTSLERDVALKVMAPALAADPAFSKRFLQEARMLASLAHPNIVQVYDVGVTQNQLNYFSMQHLPGGDFALRVRGGISEKELVRILEGVANALGYAHQRGYVHRDVAPGNILFDLNDTPVLTDFGIARAVSQAARITSAGISVGTSHYMSPEQARGGDVDARSDLYGLGVLTWFGLTGRPPYEGADGFAVSYAHVFEPIPRLPAAQAHWQPLIDKALAKDPAERYQTADEFVQALAAIQPRAPTNDAEAPTRVIRRDALAAATAARPAEAATQIGVLPTIEESRLAAGAGAGGMAAPAAGRRWLPWTIAGVGVLLVGLVLYAVVSLRSGERPAVAATTARDATVVAPPPAREPPAQPSVPVAESGGRDSVASEASTGQGEAEDAAEVLESGLGTDEAEPFDLSKVPTVVDPVVELVRSGRADLAAQRLTSPQRNNAFERFSVALRIDAKSKPARQGIVDVAQAYLGLAEKAWKDGNVPEFGGYVDKAIEVAGSIPEGAETVAAARDRRRREVEKLDAEAQAAVAKWDKAAARGAYERLLAIDAGNARAREALKGVDRIGMPGFVFRDSMGSSRGPELIVVGSGWAVARRETTKAEFAQFWRSGGERQFASKLPSCRDRESVFRSSRKRTWQAPDIVQDDTHPVVCVSFQQAQAYVDWLSRETGQRYRLPKPSEWEQLARQVPSASCTTANLADAAFNRAYDTRTGADCDDGHASTAPVGRFGAVAGVFDIDGNVREWVGSCGASGALVAGCREHGVRGRSWLSVADKENVAKADSYAEDVALNSLGFRVVRELAQ is encoded by the coding sequence GTGACGGCGATCGAGATCCCGGGATATCTGATCCGGCGCGAGATCGGCTCGGGCGGCATGGCCAGCGTCTATCTCGCGCTGCAGACCTCGCTGGAGCGTGATGTCGCACTCAAGGTCATGGCCCCCGCCCTGGCCGCCGATCCAGCCTTCTCGAAGCGCTTCCTGCAGGAAGCACGCATGCTCGCTTCGCTGGCGCATCCGAACATCGTGCAGGTATACGACGTCGGTGTGACCCAGAACCAGCTCAATTACTTCTCGATGCAGCACCTCCCGGGTGGCGATTTCGCCCTGCGCGTCAGGGGCGGCATCAGTGAGAAGGAGCTCGTGCGCATCCTCGAAGGCGTGGCCAACGCGCTCGGCTATGCGCACCAGCGCGGCTACGTGCACCGCGACGTCGCACCCGGCAACATCCTGTTCGATCTCAACGACACACCGGTGCTCACCGATTTCGGCATTGCCCGTGCGGTCAGCCAGGCGGCGCGCATCACCAGTGCGGGCATTTCGGTCGGCACCAGTCACTACATGAGCCCCGAGCAGGCGCGTGGCGGCGACGTCGATGCACGCTCGGACCTCTACGGTCTCGGTGTGCTGACCTGGTTCGGCCTGACCGGGAGGCCGCCATACGAAGGAGCCGACGGCTTCGCCGTCTCGTATGCGCACGTGTTCGAACCGATCCCGCGCCTGCCCGCTGCACAGGCGCATTGGCAGCCGCTGATCGACAAGGCGCTGGCGAAGGACCCCGCGGAGCGCTACCAGACGGCCGACGAATTCGTGCAGGCGCTCGCAGCGATCCAACCGCGTGCACCGACCAATGATGCGGAAGCGCCGACGCGTGTCATCCGGCGCGATGCGCTGGCAGCAGCCACTGCAGCCCGGCCGGCGGAGGCGGCAACGCAGATCGGTGTGCTGCCGACCATCGAGGAATCACGGCTTGCGGCAGGTGCGGGAGCTGGCGGTATGGCTGCACCGGCTGCCGGCCGCCGGTGGTTACCGTGGACGATTGCCGGGGTCGGAGTCCTGTTGGTCGGTCTGGTGCTATATGCCGTGGTCAGCTTGCGCAGCGGCGAACGCCCCGCAGTGGCTGCGACAACGGCGCGGGACGCCACCGTGGTCGCCCCGCCGCCGGCCCGTGAACCGCCAGCGCAGCCGTCAGTGCCAGTCGCCGAGAGTGGCGGGCGGGACTCCGTCGCAAGCGAGGCGTCGACCGGACAGGGCGAGGCCGAAGATGCAGCGGAGGTGCTGGAAAGTGGCCTGGGGACCGACGAAGCCGAGCCATTCGACCTGTCGAAGGTTCCGACCGTGGTCGATCCGGTGGTAGAGCTCGTGCGGTCCGGGCGCGCGGACCTGGCCGCCCAGCGCCTCACCAGCCCGCAGCGCAACAACGCTTTCGAGCGTTTCAGCGTGGCCTTGCGCATCGACGCCAAGTCGAAACCGGCGCGGCAGGGCATCGTCGACGTCGCCCAGGCGTATCTCGGCCTGGCCGAGAAAGCCTGGAAGGATGGCAATGTCCCCGAATTTGGCGGGTACGTGGACAAGGCCATCGAAGTGGCCGGTTCGATCCCCGAAGGCGCCGAGACGGTCGCCGCGGCGAGGGACCGGCGCCGTCGCGAGGTGGAGAAACTCGATGCCGAAGCCCAGGCCGCAGTCGCGAAATGGGACAAGGCGGCGGCACGCGGAGCCTATGAGCGACTGCTCGCCATCGACGCTGGCAATGCGCGTGCCCGAGAAGCACTCAAAGGTGTGGATCGCATCGGTATGCCGGGCTTCGTGTTCCGCGATTCGATGGGCAGCTCGCGTGGTCCGGAACTCATCGTCGTTGGCAGTGGCTGGGCTGTGGCGCGGCGCGAAACGACGAAGGCGGAGTTCGCGCAGTTTTGGCGCAGCGGTGGTGAACGCCAGTTCGCCTCGAAGCTCCCGTCATGCCGTGATCGCGAATCGGTGTTCCGCTCGTCGCGCAAGCGGACCTGGCAAGCCCCCGACATCGTGCAGGACGACACCCATCCTGTGGTCTGCGTGAGTTTTCAGCAGGCGCAGGCCTACGTCGACTGGCTCAGTCGCGAAACCGGCCAGCGCTATCGCCTGCCCAAGCCGAGCGAGTGGGAGCAGCTTGCTCGGCAGGTGCCGTCAGCGAGCTGCACGACGGCGAATCTTGCCGATGCGGCATTCAACCGAGCCTACGACACGCGCACAGGTGCCGACTGCGACGACGGCCACGCATCCACCGCGCCGGTCGGTCGTTTCGGCGCTGTGGCTGGCGTGTTCGACATCGACGGCAATGTGCGCGAATGGGTGGGTTCCTGCGGTGCCAGCGGTGCACTGGTCGCCGGTTGCCGCGAGCATGGTGTCCGTGGCCGCAGCTGGCTGTCGGTTGCGGACAAGGAAAATGTGGCGAAAGCCGACAGTTACGCCGAAGATGTCGCATTGAACAGCCTGGGTTTCCGCGTCGTTCGGGAACTCGCCCAATGA
- a CDS encoding FHA domain-containing protein, with product MKLIFPNGEHAEVVLGEGVTRVGSGSDCQIVLVAPGVAVDHCEIEVAGGAATVRTRDPSVATVLNGRQISQSEPLKPGDLLLFGRIGCRVVAQERSAAASPMPPPAPALTEDGRTRIRMALPKFMLRGVSGATFGRNFALSGSMTMGRQNDCDIPIQADEISRHHARLQVTAEGVMVEDLGSANGTWINDKRIHTGMLRPGEELRLDTIRFLLLAPGAQPSTAAKAVTSEPAAAPAGKSGSSAVVWVVVAVVLLAATAFGVLRYLGKI from the coding sequence ATGAAGCTCATTTTCCCGAATGGCGAACACGCTGAAGTGGTCTTGGGTGAAGGTGTCACACGGGTCGGATCGGGCAGCGATTGCCAGATCGTGCTGGTCGCCCCTGGAGTCGCCGTGGACCATTGCGAGATCGAGGTCGCCGGGGGGGCGGCGACGGTGCGCACGCGCGACCCAAGTGTCGCCACCGTGCTCAATGGCCGCCAGATCTCCCAGTCGGAACCGCTCAAGCCGGGCGATCTGCTCCTGTTCGGCCGCATCGGTTGCCGTGTCGTCGCCCAGGAGCGCAGCGCCGCGGCGTCACCGATGCCGCCACCTGCTCCCGCATTGACCGAAGACGGGCGTACGCGTATCCGCATGGCCTTGCCGAAGTTCATGCTGCGCGGGGTATCCGGAGCCACCTTCGGGCGCAATTTCGCCCTCAGTGGCTCGATGACGATGGGACGGCAGAACGATTGCGACATTCCGATCCAGGCCGACGAAATCTCGCGCCACCATGCCCGACTGCAAGTCACGGCCGAGGGCGTCATGGTCGAGGATCTCGGCTCTGCCAACGGCACCTGGATCAACGACAAGCGCATCCATACCGGCATGCTGCGACCCGGCGAGGAACTGCGCCTTGACACGATCCGCTTCCTGCTGCTTGCGCCAGGAGCGCAACCGTCGACGGCGGCGAAGGCCGTAACGAGTGAACCGGCGGCTGCTCCGGCAGGCAAGAGTGGCTCATCGGCAGTCGTATGGGTCGTGGTCGCCGTGGTGCTGCTGGCGGCCACCGCCTTCGGCGTGTTGCGCTATCTCGGCAAGATTTGA
- the nadC gene encoding carboxylating nicotinate-nucleotide diphosphorylase, giving the protein MNAVPVDIVLADVERALAEDIGPGDVTADLLPALMPARARVITREAAVVCGRDWFEACFRQLDPDLRFEWKVEEGARAEPGQLLCQMQGRARALVTAERSALNFLQTLSATATVTAAHVEAVRGTRTRILDTRKTLPGLRQAQKYAVRVGGGTNHRIGLYDAVLIKENHIATAGSLAAAVARARALHPTVMVEVEVENFGELREALDARVDRIMLDEFELQDLVRAVAEVDGRIPLEVSGGVGLDRVRAIAETGVDFISVGALTKHVRAIDLSMRVELGQRQILPR; this is encoded by the coding sequence ATGAACGCCGTCCCTGTCGACATCGTCCTGGCCGACGTCGAGCGTGCCCTTGCCGAAGACATAGGCCCCGGCGACGTCACCGCCGACCTGCTGCCTGCGCTGATGCCGGCGCGTGCGCGCGTAATCACGCGCGAGGCTGCGGTCGTGTGTGGCCGTGACTGGTTCGAAGCCTGTTTCCGCCAACTCGACCCGGATCTGCGCTTCGAATGGAAGGTGGAGGAAGGGGCTCGCGCAGAGCCTGGGCAACTACTCTGTCAGATGCAAGGCCGCGCGCGCGCGCTGGTCACCGCGGAACGCAGCGCCCTCAATTTCCTGCAGACGCTGTCGGCGACCGCGACGGTGACGGCGGCGCACGTCGAGGCGGTACGTGGCACGCGCACGCGCATACTCGATACGCGCAAGACCCTGCCGGGATTGCGTCAGGCGCAGAAGTACGCGGTCCGGGTCGGTGGTGGCACGAACCACCGCATCGGACTCTACGACGCGGTTCTGATCAAGGAAAACCACATCGCCACCGCCGGCTCGCTTGCTGCCGCCGTGGCCCGCGCGCGCGCACTGCATCCGACAGTCATGGTCGAGGTCGAGGTCGAGAACTTCGGCGAGCTGCGCGAGGCGCTCGATGCTCGCGTCGATCGCATCATGCTCGATGAGTTCGAGCTGCAGGACCTCGTGCGCGCAGTCGCCGAGGTCGACGGACGCATTCCTCTGGAGGTTTCTGGAGGCGTAGGGCTCGACCGTGTCCGTGCAATCGCCGAGACTGGCGTTGATTTCATCTCGGTCGGCGCCCTGACCAAGCACGTCAGGGCGATCGATCTGTCGATGCGGGTCGAACTCGGTCAGCGTCAAATCTTGCCGAGATAG
- a CDS encoding DUF1631 domain-containing protein, producing MSNPDDKPGRIFDFPQRHGLAASGDRLGELLKLVRGIALKRVNGLVNSLFENVDDALFHLAERAESNAVQVQFFDGMREVRKKRQLVERIFQEQLSKIFSDFADGKLKPVKPELAPQSSSGLSLVDDVELEESLAISSMAAKAENRLSRTLFAVNQRLSVINGGAPVEDSSNPLGPAPLCNAFRQAVREFDLNVQVKLIIYKLFDRYVMSGLESLYDEVNAELIQAGVLPQIRHRVAPLRGSQPMGASDPPQPPAPGEMQEPGAGTPASTYSNNPTYDPAAAELQAELYNQLRSLLAARRPQQMEYASDTAEFGGRGTTPMVPNLSPTDLLSALTILQSQTLAAQSQVNSIADATQAVTQIKQELLDQVGKLGGEAHGHHVSTADEDTIDLVGMLFEYILKDRNLPSEIQAQIGRLQIPYLKIAILDKHLFAQKSHPARRLLDAVAEAGKSWTEESDPDHKLFNRIKSVIETVLTDFDDDLAVIEHEYASFDQFIHQHRKRAELAEQRAAEVTRGREKLHTARRNAAREILARIGDRELPAVVHDVLSRPWANYLVLTELRHGTSSDEWKNALRFADEFVWSALPKQSDAERARLRSLLPHIEKALRHGLGTVAYHEGDVRLLMQQLSQFYQRVINGEALELTTAEEVIASHAEETDANAVDAGGAAVTKQSPVEEIVLSSGSLEPETVEVDEDDEYVRTAKELKVGTWVEFTDESGNRERAKLSWISPISSKYLFVNRRGLKVCDKSVAALAVELRRGSTLVLEEVPLFDRALDAIVERLRQTQPPSVEPPPAGTG from the coding sequence ATGAGCAATCCAGACGACAAACCGGGCAGGATCTTCGATTTCCCGCAGCGCCACGGCCTGGCTGCCTCGGGTGATCGTCTCGGCGAACTGCTCAAGCTCGTGCGCGGCATCGCACTCAAGCGCGTGAACGGCTTGGTCAACTCCTTGTTCGAGAACGTCGACGACGCGCTCTTCCATCTTGCCGAGCGGGCCGAGAGCAACGCCGTGCAGGTGCAGTTCTTCGACGGCATGCGCGAGGTGCGCAAGAAGCGCCAGCTGGTCGAACGCATCTTCCAGGAGCAGTTGTCGAAGATCTTCAGCGACTTCGCTGATGGCAAACTCAAGCCGGTCAAGCCGGAGCTTGCCCCACAGTCGTCATCCGGCCTGTCGCTGGTCGACGATGTCGAACTGGAGGAATCGCTGGCGATCTCGAGCATGGCGGCGAAAGCAGAGAACCGCCTCTCGCGTACCCTCTTTGCGGTCAACCAGCGCCTCTCGGTCATCAACGGCGGCGCACCCGTCGAGGATTCGAGCAACCCGCTCGGCCCCGCTCCGCTGTGCAACGCCTTCCGCCAGGCGGTACGCGAGTTCGACCTCAACGTGCAGGTCAAGCTCATCATCTACAAGCTGTTCGACCGCTACGTGATGTCGGGGCTCGAGTCGCTGTATGACGAAGTCAACGCCGAACTGATCCAGGCGGGCGTGCTGCCGCAGATCCGCCATCGGGTGGCGCCACTGAGGGGCTCACAGCCAATGGGGGCGTCGGACCCACCACAGCCTCCTGCGCCGGGCGAGATGCAGGAACCGGGCGCGGGCACGCCGGCCAGCACCTATTCGAACAACCCGACTTACGATCCCGCCGCTGCGGAACTTCAGGCCGAACTGTACAACCAGCTGCGCAGCCTTCTGGCCGCCCGGCGCCCGCAGCAGATGGAGTACGCAAGCGATACCGCCGAGTTCGGCGGGCGCGGCACGACGCCGATGGTCCCGAACCTCAGTCCGACCGACCTGCTGAGCGCGCTTACCATCCTGCAGAGCCAGACGCTCGCCGCGCAGTCACAGGTCAATTCGATCGCCGACGCCACCCAGGCGGTCACCCAGATCAAGCAGGAGCTGCTCGATCAGGTCGGAAAACTGGGCGGTGAAGCGCACGGACACCATGTCTCCACTGCGGACGAGGACACGATCGATCTCGTCGGCATGCTGTTCGAGTACATCCTGAAGGATCGCAACCTGCCTTCGGAGATCCAGGCACAGATCGGTCGCCTGCAGATTCCGTACCTGAAGATCGCGATCCTCGACAAACACCTGTTCGCGCAGAAGTCGCATCCGGCGCGTCGCCTGCTCGACGCGGTCGCCGAGGCTGGCAAGAGCTGGACGGAAGAATCCGATCCCGACCACAAGTTGTTCAACCGCATCAAGTCCGTTATCGAGACCGTGCTGACCGACTTCGATGACGATCTCGCCGTCATCGAGCACGAGTATGCGAGCTTCGACCAGTTCATCCATCAGCACCGCAAGCGCGCGGAACTGGCCGAGCAGCGCGCCGCTGAGGTCACGCGCGGTCGCGAGAAGCTGCACACTGCGCGGCGCAACGCGGCACGCGAGATCCTCGCGCGGATCGGAGACCGTGAACTTCCAGCCGTCGTGCACGACGTGCTGTCGCGGCCCTGGGCGAACTACCTCGTCCTTACCGAGCTTCGCCATGGCACCTCGTCCGACGAGTGGAAGAATGCCTTGCGCTTCGCCGACGAATTTGTCTGGAGCGCGCTGCCCAAGCAGAGCGACGCCGAGCGTGCGCGCCTGCGCTCGCTGTTGCCGCACATCGAGAAAGCACTGCGCCACGGCCTTGGCACGGTGGCCTACCACGAGGGTGACGTACGCCTGCTCATGCAGCAGCTGTCACAGTTCTACCAGCGCGTCATCAATGGCGAGGCCCTCGAGCTGACGACTGCAGAGGAAGTGATCGCGTCGCATGCGGAGGAGACAGACGCGAACGCTGTGGATGCAGGTGGTGCGGCTGTGACGAAGCAGAGTCCGGTCGAGGAAATCGTGCTGAGCTCGGGCTCCCTCGAGCCCGAAACTGTCGAAGTCGACGAAGACGACGAATACGTGAGAACGGCCAAGGAACTCAAGGTCGGCACCTGGGTCGAGTTCACCGATGAATCAGGCAACCGCGAGCGCGCCAAGCTGTCGTGGATCAGCCCGATCAGCTCGAAGTACCTGTTCGTCAATCGGCGTGGCCTGAAGGTTTGCGACAAGAGCGTGGCGGCCCTTGCTGTCGAATTGAGACGCGGCTCGACGCTCGTCCTCGAGGAAGTCCCGCTGTTCGACCGTGCCCTCGATGCGATCGTCGAGCGCCTGCGTCAGACGCAACCGCCCTCGGTTGAGCCACCGCCCGCCGGCACCGGCTGA
- a CDS encoding Trm112 family protein produces the protein MRAIDLPKGFTVDTRLLEILRCPLTQRPLRLLDKDGLRALNQARAASGVPSVAWTAALVTDDGRRAYPIEDDIPVLLAGAGIDAGDITGLVAAKPP, from the coding sequence ATGCGCGCCATCGATCTGCCGAAAGGGTTCACCGTGGACACCCGCCTGCTCGAGATTCTCCGCTGCCCGCTGACGCAGCGCCCGTTGCGTCTGCTCGACAAGGATGGCCTGCGCGCCCTGAACCAGGCGCGTGCGGCCAGCGGCGTACCATCGGTCGCCTGGACTGCTGCGCTGGTCACCGACGACGGGCGTCGCGCCTATCCGATCGAAGACGATATCCCGGTGCTGCTGGCCGGCGCCGGCATCGATGCCGGCGACATCACCGGGCTCGTCGCCGCAAAGCCGCCGTGA
- the purE gene encoding 5-(carboxyamino)imidazole ribonucleotide mutase, producing MTLGDPLVGVVMGSRSDWETMRHAAETLACLGIAHEVRVVSAHRTPDVMFDYAAQAVGRGLRLIIAGAGGAAHLPGMLAAKTRLPVLGVPVQSKALNGLDSLLSIVQMPAGIPVATFAIGRAGAVNAALAAAAMLATSDPVLAERLDAWRREQTAAVVAADDPRAG from the coding sequence ATGACGCTGGGTGACCCGCTGGTTGGCGTGGTGATGGGGTCGCGGTCCGACTGGGAGACGATGCGGCATGCCGCGGAAACGCTGGCTTGTCTCGGCATTGCCCACGAGGTGCGCGTCGTTTCCGCGCACCGCACGCCGGACGTGATGTTTGACTATGCCGCACAGGCGGTAGGGCGGGGCTTGCGCCTGATCATCGCCGGCGCCGGTGGCGCGGCGCACCTGCCGGGCATGCTGGCGGCGAAGACGCGCTTGCCGGTGCTTGGCGTACCGGTGCAATCGAAGGCGCTCAACGGGCTCGATTCGTTGCTTTCGATCGTGCAGATGCCTGCCGGAATTCCGGTCGCGACCTTCGCCATCGGTCGCGCCGGTGCAGTCAATGCAGCCCTCGCTGCTGCGGCCATGTTGGCCACCAGCGATCCCGTGCTGGCGGAGCGCCTCGATGCCTGGCGCCGTGAGCAGACGGCTGCGGTCGTCGCCGCCGACGATCCGCGCGCGGGTTAG